The genome window CTGGATGGAAGCCTATTCACCATTGATGGCGAGCCATGGCGTCGGCGGCGCGCCAAAGTCAAGGGCTTGCTTGCTAGCCCACGACTAGTTGCCAGTATGGTGGCTTGCTGCTGCCGGAAGGTGGAGAATGACCTCCTCCCGTTGTTTACCCACATGTCAAACACAAACACTCCATTCGACATGCAACATATGATGTCCAGGTTTATGTTTGACCTGGCTGCTACGCCTCTCTTCGGTGTTGATCCTGGCCTCCTATCATCGGAAATGCCACCCATGGATGTCGCGGTTGCCTTGGACACAGTCATGGAGGTGGGATGCTTTCGGCACATGATGCCATCTTCTTGCTGGAAACTGATGAGGTGGTTAAACATCGGTCCTGAGAAAAAGCTCAATGTGGCGCACACACTGCTACGAAGGTTCATCAAGGAGATGATGGAAAGGAGGAAGATCAAGACGTGGCAAGTTAATAATGATGAGGAAGAACAAGGTGTGGATATTGTATCTTTCTTCCTCGATGACCCATACTACGCTAATGATGACTTGTTTTGTGCTATCACCATTGGCTACATGCTCGCTGCGAGGGACACAGTTGGAATAGCCCTGACATGGATCTTCTACAACCTCGCCCAGAACCCTAACATCGTTTCAATCATCCGCAACAAACTCTCACCGATTGCATCACACAAAGTAGTAGCTGGTGTTGGCACTATGGTGATATTTGAGCCGGATGAGACCAGATCTTTATCCTATCTTAGGGCTGCCTTGTATGAGACTCTCAGGTTGTACCCGCCGGCGCCTACTGAGCTCAAGACGGTGGTCGCTGATGATACAATGCCGAGTGGCCATGAGGTGCATGCCGGCGACGCCATCTTTATTTCTCTCCATTCCATGGGGAGAATGGAGGGCATACGGGGTAAGGATTGCCTTGACTATAACCCAGACAGGTGGCTCTCGAAGGATGGCAATGGTCTAAGGTATGTACCATCTCACAAGTTCCTGGCCTTTAACTCGGGGCCAAGGATGTGCCTCGGTAAGGAAATCGCGGTTATGCAGATGATGACTGTCGTGGCCTCAACGCTATGGAACTTCGATGTGCATCTGGTGAAAGGGCAAAGCATCGAGCCCAAGGCATCTTGTATACTAGAGATGAAAAACGGGCTTATGGTTAAGCTGAAGAAGCGAGAAGTGTAATATTAAACTCTTTCTTTTTGTATGTAAACGTACTTACCAACCATCGGGACAGTTTTACACTGCCCACAATCACATTATTATCGCATAATAAAGGCATCCATGCATCAACCTTTATCTTTCTTTTAGAGAAAAACAACCAACATGCTGCCATTTATTACTTTGTTGTATGCGACATGATATATGAAGGCATCGAGACATGGTTTTTTCCTCCAACCATCTCCTTAttaagtacttcctccgtcccaaaataagtgtttcaagcttagtacaattttgtaataaagttagtacaaagttcagACACTTATGTTGGGACGGAGGGATTACCAATTAACAACCATGTTGGTGCTTAATTACAGTATTTGATAAGTAAAGGGGAGCATATTTTCCCCGCTAGGTTAATAGTTACACTATTGGataaaaataaaatgaagtgtACAATTTGTCGCGAACTGATGCATCCTACCGTAGTAATAAACTATATTACCTCGTCAAGGATAAAAacattaatggtggttgtgccgaACTATGGTTATAACTATATATTTAGGCTTTCTGAACATTCATAATATACCCACATGGACTTACATTAAGATCAAATTGCATAATGACTATATATTTAGGATTTCttcgaagtcaaactttgtaaagttagaCCATCTTagggaaaaaatatcaacattcacaataaggAATCAATATAATTAGATGCGCCATGAATTTAGTTTCATATTAaataactttagtattgtagatgttaatatttttcatataaatatggtcaaactttatgaagtttgggctcagacaaatcttatatttggagtaaaaaggaccagagggagtaccatTTGTTCAATACAGCAGCCCGCCGGTGTGCACTTTTAGCGTATTAGAGAAAGAAGGTATTGATGTAGTTATGAAAAATGGTTTGTCCTTTTTTGAATGCGGTTAACAATATTAGTGAATTTGGTCAACTTTTTTTTGCAATTTTgtaaacacattttttttaatTTGACGAACAATATTTAATTACTTGAATTATATTTTTCCACATCGTGAAAAAATTTGAGTTTGGTGAtatatgataaataaaatttatatTTTAGTTGAGCTTTTATTTCAATGTTGTGAACATCCTTGTATTTTGGTGAACTATTTTTGACTTTGTGAACTTTTCTTGAATTttcatgaataatatttgaattataGTGAATCTTTGTAATGGATTTTTGTGTTTTTAATgattttggtgaactttttttaatGTTGTGAACATAAATTGAATTTTCTGAACAATTTTTTCAATTGTATGAAATATATTTGAATTTTTATGGACAATATTTGAGTTCTGGTGAACTTTTAGAAAACATAATTAACTTCTTTGGATGTTGTGAACAAAATTAAGTTTTCTAAACATTTATTGGATTGTGTGAACTATAGTAGACCTTGCATGAACAATTTCAAATGTcatgaattgttttggaatatcatGATCAATATTTCAATTTGGTGAAATATTTTGAATATCGTGAACTTTAGTATGAATTTTGCTGAAATATATTTTTTAATTTGGTGATCTTTGTTTGAATTTGAAGAACAATATTTgagttttttgtgatttttttgaatttgGTGAGCAATATTTGAGTAACACTAACAATTAAGTCTTCCTTTACGAATTTAAATGAAGTTTTTTTTACACAAATCCATTGTTTAATTTCTTAAGAATTTTCATATTTTTTCTTGTTAAGGATGATTTATGGGCGCTACGGCAAATTTTCATATATGAGAGCGCAAATTATAACACCAACCAAACTCAATTATCCATAGTGAAGTCATTCTTACAAAAAATGTTAGTTGTGTCCGGCTATCGAACGGCTAATCTTGAAAAATGTTAGTTATGTCCGGCTAGCGAGAAAAAGGTGTACGAGTCTCACTATGGTGCACTTATTATGGCATCCAGAGGTCATAGGTAATGAACGCATTGACATCAATGCCGAGCCAGTTGCTAGATATTGTCCAAGGCGTAAAACCTTGCTATCGATTGGCTAATCTAGAAGAACACTCCTGCCTATCATTTTTTTCCAATTATAACAGAAAAGAATTGAAACCATCCATTTCTGCCTAAGTGTGGGCTGACGGCCATGATTTCTCGATCTCActgtcatcattatcatcatcgagTCCACAGGGCATGTCCCTTGGTGCAGGTCATGGATGCATCGTGTGCGTATAACGATGAGATGATTTCAGCGACGATGTTCGGGCACAGGGTCGACACTTTTTAAATGTTGTGTATTTATTTTGCTCCTGTTGTTCTACTAATCCATATCCTCTCATGTGATAGTTATCTCCTATGTCCCACCACATAAGAGTGGAATCAACATAATATTCACATGCTAATGATCTTGCTTACTTGAGTGATGAAGAAGAATATACGATGGAGTATGATTGTTGAGCCCAGCGGTCAGCATGGACGATATGTTTGTATTCCATCGATCATGTGGTGATGGTTTGTAGGACGGAATAATAATTTATTCAGACAAAAATGTCTAAATTAATCATGTGTGAATATTACTATTAGTGTACTTAATTAATCGGACAAATTTGCATACCGCTTTCTCGAACAATATTGTTTGAGATATGCGACTGTTCAGAATTCTTACCAGTGATTCCAATCTCCTGGATCAAAAGTCCATGTTCTGTCACGATAGAAAATATAATGTTGCTAGAGTCTATGCACTCAAAATGATGCCGTAGAATTTATAATTATGGGAAAGGGTGATCTCCATAGCTTAGATCAAGTGGTATTTTTTGACAAAGTAACATGTCTTGACAAGCTGAAAATCATGAATCGCCCACCTCAGGCGTTTTTTTTTAAATAGAGAGTTGTATTAATTAAGTAGAGAAAACATAGTTCGTACAATCGTGCAAGGCCTCGCTCAACATGCAGGTTGGCACTGTGCCTTGCATAACCCCACCACGCAACTCTCTACGCCCCAACTGGGCAAGACTATGATCAAATGTATCGTCCCTTCTATCTACTTTGCAAACTCTAACTTCTCTGTTCCCTTTCATGTCTTGAAACTCCTTTGCAATTGTTCCAACCACCGATCTAtcatgactatggacatgattttaaggtccctttgtttcggtacaAATGGTCAATCtgccaggaggcggggtacaggtagacccatagtacggaatgacagcaGTGGATTTGGACAATCTTGGGTACCCAGACGaagcattcgtcctagccaatgatgtggcgaaggttttctatgtgaaggacatgtctaccaaaccgagaaaaagaaaagataaggaagcgaatacatcatacgatgagccaaagcgccacatagttctttcagggaaaagtgacatctgggagtggagggcaagacagacatgtctgaacattatgaaaaatttcatgaaattcctcccttcaaagtcaaggctaacccaagcacctattaaacgatgaagattattcatggttacggcacaataagcaagggacacacgcgaagaaagagTGAATACTTTCTCTCCAGAACTATTCTGATGATGACTCTGATGATGGCTTTGATTACGctaataaaaatgaaataccttTTGtagtagatgagttttcgtccaaaaccctcatacttcgaaatagattgtccattttgtacacgaagtgcatccagttttttcggtAACCCACTCAACTTTTAagcacgtgctatgtgggtgaaatgatgataccatgccaactttcaaccttttagaGTTCAATTGTAGGGCTttttaatttcagggtcatttagctaaaaaatcagtaaatgcatgaaaaaataccaaatgaagtcagaaagggttgaaaattgatgatctggctttgaatggtgcatgttgaacgcacaaaaagtctggagtttaaataagtttaaaaaaatgaaatgcctttgtaacagatgagttattGTCCGAAACTGTGATACTTCgagagagattgtccattttgtacacgaagtgcatccaatttttctcgtaaccctctcaactttttagcacatgctctatgtgggtgaaatgatgataccaagccaacattcaaccttttcagagttcatttgtagagcTCTTCAATTTTAGGGCCATTTAgttcaaagaatgaactaataggaaaaaaatgaactaaaaagcttttataaaactctaatagcaaaaagaatgaagtaAAAAGATCAATTAAATATAATATTCTTcagtagaaaaaagaatcaactaaaaagaatcaaaataatattaactaaaattatcaaagtatttatttgttaaaaagaatcaactaaaatattaactaaaaagaatgaactaaaaagaatcaaaaagaattttcataaaaaatGCCGCCTACTAGGTCACCACagcctgcatatgactagaaatCCATCTGTACATGGGCCAGGATGAAGGCCCGCGGGCCCAGCAGGCCCAACAGGGCATTGAAAAAGTTTAGGCATGTACTGCCTACAATAGAGAGGAGTTCGATAGCACTGTCACCGTGGGACTTCTAAACCACTGCACACACCTctcaactagtgaggtgggactaaacatgtgGCTACGGCAGCACCTGCCCTTTGGTCCGGGTTGGTGGctgcaaccgggaccaaaggaaccctttggtcccggttggagccaccaaccgggactaaaggcgccCTTTCATCCTGGttcgtgtcaccaaccgggactaaagttctctgcttcccgccctttgggctgctgaaattaACCTTTAGTCCCTGTCGGTGGCACCAACCCGGACCAATGCTTTGTGtatataagcagcacttagcagtttctcGAAAGCTCAGTTCTTCTTCTCCCCGACGACCCCAggctgctcctcgatgttgtcactcCCATCACTGTCGagcctgccccgacgccgtcaagCCCTGTCCCGACGCCGTcaagccctgccccgacgccgccgctcCCTGCCACGATGTGCCACCCCTAGTGAGCTCTGCCCCCTTCCCCTACGTCGACGCCGCCTTGCCTTGCACGGCCGCCACCGCCCCTGcccctgccctgcgccgccgccgcccttgcatTTTTTTAACAAAGTTTATATGTTCAtatgtatggatggatggatggattgatgtatatggtcatatgttcatagaattttttcttaaattgtttgtatgttcatatgtatgtatgtatggatggattgATGTAACATAGAATTTTTTATGTTCATATGTTTGTAACAAAATTAGAATTTGTtatgttcatagaatttttttctttaaatttttgtatgttcatatgtatgtatggatggatggatTGATGTAACATATAATTTTTTATGTTCATATGTTTGTAACAAAGTGTCTCCATTTAGAACGTAATAGATCAATGGCGGTCATCTAACAAAGtgaaaaattaaccgtaactccgaatatgCCCTCTGTTCGTCTATCACAAGCAGCTAACATAGCGAACCTAGAAccgccccctccggttcatctgtccgaaaatgcagaCTTCAGGAAAACATtctcggatgttatcccccttcacaTATATCATGTAGTGCgccgcgttagaacacccctaactCTCTCTGGAATTCAATATatgcccgataacttcaacacaaggGGGGTCCGCAAATCCTCGACGACAATGAGAGAGGAGGTCCGCAAAGTAGCCTCTCTCAAAAGATGGGATGACTCATCAGATATGAGGGGGGAGgactccttgatgacccacaagtatagtggataaactgtagtccttttgataagtaagagtgtcgagcccaacgaggagcagaaggaaatgacaagtggttttcagcaaggtattctcaggAAGcattgaaattataagtaacgagtagtttgatagcaagataatttgtaacgggcaagtaatggtaacggtaacaaaagtgcagcaaggtatcccaatccttttgaggcaaaggacagtcattaatagtctcttatgataagtaaaatgttcttgagggtacatgggaatttcatctagtcactttcatcatgttggtttggttcgtgttcgctactttgataaattGATATGTGGGTGGCTGGTGCTTAGGGGCTGTTCTTACTTgagcaaacctcctacttatgattaaccccctcgtaagcatccgcaactacaagaaaggtattaagaataaatctaaccatagcattaaacttttggatccaaatcattcccttacgaagtagcgcataaactagggtttaagcttctattactctcgcagcccatcatctaataactactccacaatgcattcccttaggcccaagtatggtgaagagtcatgtagtcaacgttcacgtgACAACACTAagggaatgacaacatacataccatcaaaatatcgaacacatatcaagttcacatgattacttgcaacaagatttctcgcaTGACCTCAAGAaccaaagtaactactcacaaatgataatcatgctcgtgAGCAGAGGGgtgttaaatagcataatggatctcaacatataatcttccagcaagtaaaccatatagtaatcaactacaagatgtaatcagcactactagtcacccacaagcactaatctaaggttccggtacaaagattgaacacaagagatgaaccagggtttgagaggagatggtgttgttgaaagagttgatggagatttccctccccaagatgggagagttgttggtgatgatgatgacgatgatttccccctccgggagggaagttcccccagcagaatcgctccgccgaaggacaaaagtgctcatgcccaagttccgcctcgagacggtggcactTTGTCTCGAAAGTCCTCTCTTGatcttttctaggtcaaaatgacttatatgctAGAAgaagggcaccggaggtgggccgacgagggcacaacccaccacggcaCGCCTAGGCTCACGGGCGCacccaggtggattgtgcccacctagagggccccctctggtggttatttgctccaataattcttatttattccataaaaaaccccatgaagtttcagctcatttggagttgtgtagaataagtggcctgacgtagctttttcaggtccggaattccagctaccggtattctccctctttgtgtgaaccttgcatattatgagagaaaaggcattagaattactccaaaaagcattattatgcataaaaacattataaataacagtaggaaaacatgaagcaaaatggacgtatcaactctcccaagcttagacctcgctagtcctcaagcgaaaaccgaaatcggaaAACATGTCCacagacatagagagagagaggtgtcgataaaaaaaatatggacatagaagcatcatgtatattattataacatcaacaatgcttaacataaaactttatcatagaacttttgatAAAACTtctatcatataacttctcatgaataagtaacaattcatcacaacatcgaagtataaagcataaactctattgaaaactaacaaactatgttctcactgCATatacatgagcaaaaagtttcaaccgtacacatagaaagataggggtttatagtttcgcctcccaacgtattcacctcaagggtgatgtcaacaataataagtcATGCCACCCATAtcaaactggatatatgtgcctagatctttcctcaccacatgatgcttgccaaaagataaaataaaaaagaataaatgGAAATACTATGACtcttacataaaagtaaaagataggaccttcatagagggaagcagaggttgccatgcgctttttgtttgtatgctcaatctcttagtgcaaaagaacatcacattatattgccccttacgatagcaacctttattatgcagtctgccgcttttattctttgccatcacaagttcgtacaacggtcaattttctcttacactaaatgatccaacacttttagaagcaatttgtattgccttattgctccgatgacaacttacttgaagggtctgactcaatccatagataggtatggtggactctcaaaaaaaGATGTTAGTTTAAGGGTTcttggatgcacaagtagcatcctctacttagtgcggaatttttggctagcaaagatggggggcaagcaccacatgttaaaggatctatgacaatataacttatatgtgaatatgaacaaacataaatcattatgttgttctccttgtccagcgtcaacaattttggcatataatattttgatgggggctcaaaatcacaaaagatgtccaagatagtgtatttgcatgtgaatcttctcttcccttattaattaattcatgaattgcatcattgaccaatgttatgtttgtaaatctccaatagaattttctacttatactcctccttatgtgatgtcattacttaccataagattagcatatgatatttttcatttatttcctttccttaTATTGAACATGgaaataaagaaaacaaaactcaaactaaactttattataaatcttgcacacgattacaaggatagattactaagcaaacactcgaaaagaaatgatcgaactaaacttttattcgtctaaagcaaaagataactatggatcgaactaagataagtaaagataAAAGAtaatggaggtgatacgataccggggaacctcccccaagcttggcagaagccaaggggagtgcccgtagCAGATACTCAAgtttcctttggtgatgaagactgaggtggtggtgatgaagtggtagCAATCTTATCCTCGGGTTTCCATGGCAGGGACTCACCATCAttagaggaggagtgagtctcgtgggtcctgcaactggcagccaaactcattccATTAAACCTTGCCTATATTCAAAGACTTTGTTTTGGAGATCGTAGATCTGGCTTTGAaaaaagttgatttgctcgttgaaggtGAAGACGATATCCTTCAcggacttgccatccaccttgagatcacgggtggaATCtacgatcatgaggtgattggcattgagtccacgttccatcatccccttgcaccggaagacttcctgctccatagcttcaagcctggcctccacggttGCCGTCCCTTTGGGaccttgcacatcgcggatgtgaagcaccccctcacgcatctcgatagcttgagggtgctgcatcacctcccatAAATATGGGTCGATGAAgtccttgaagaacttgtccttggaggagctcgaAGCGGCGATGGTGAATTACATCTGTTAGAAAacagaaaggaaaagaaaacagaagatttctccatgatacgaTGGTCAATAGgtacggggggtatataaagattttttatcttgggaaacaagcaaatggaaggaaaacggagtctggaaggtacccaaggtgggcacaacccacttgggtgcgCCTGGCAGGcaaggcgtgccctggtgtcttgtgcccaccagggttaccttcttggttgtttcttattttcctaatttttaatattccaaaactgacagaaaatatttttgcggattttttggagtccgtttacttaccatatcacgtatCTCCTCTTCTTCACGATTCTGGAGTACTCCGGAAgatttcctttatgtgttcttccagtgtcatagtt of Triticum dicoccoides isolate Atlit2015 ecotype Zavitan unplaced genomic scaffold, WEW_v2.0 scaffold21853, whole genome shotgun sequence contains these proteins:
- the LOC119345249 gene encoding noroxomaritidine synthase 2-like; translation: MEISILLSQELLISTALVVLVPLYYLCLRASCRPNNQPVLPTNWPILHMFPSFVSNLHNLHDYFTLVFAGSGHSFRAHGPPVSGMRFFITCDPANVRHIFTTNYANFPKGTRFADIFNILDGSLFTIDGEPWRRRRAKVKGLLASPRLVASMVACCCRKVENDLLPLFTHMSNTNTPFDMQHMMSRFMFDLAATPLFGVDPGLLSSEMPPMDVAVALDTVMEVGCFRHMMPSSCWKLMRWLNIGPEKKLNVAHTLLRRFIKEMMERRKIKTWQVNNDEEEQGVDIVSFFLDDPYYANDDLFCAITIGYMLAARDTVGIALTWIFYNLAQNPNIVSIIRNKLSPIASHKVVAGVGTMVIFEPDETRSLSYLRAALYETLRLYPPAPTELKTVVADDTMPSGHEVHAGDAIFISLHSMGRMEGIRGKDCLDYNPDRWLSKDGNGLRYVPSHKFLAFNSGPRMCLGKEIAVMQMMTVVASTLWNFDVHLVKGQSIEPKASCILEMKNGLMVKLKKREV